In the Phaseolus vulgaris cultivar G19833 chromosome 7, P. vulgaris v2.0, whole genome shotgun sequence genome, one interval contains:
- the LOC137829495 gene encoding actin-depolymerizing factor 2: protein MANAASGMAVHDDCKLKFLELKAKRTYRYIVYKIEEKQKQVVVEKLGEPANGYEDFTASLPADECRYAVYDFDFVTEENCQKSKIFFIAWSPDSARVRSKMIYASSKDRFKRELDGIQVELQATDPTEMGLDVFKSRVN from the exons GCGAACGCAGCATCAGGTATGGCTGTCCACGATGACTGCAAGTTAAAGTTTTTGGAGCTCAAGGCGAAGAGGACATATCGGTATATCGTTTATAAGATTGAGGAGAAGCAGAAGCAAGTTGTTGTGGAGAAGCTGGGTGAACCAGCAAATGGTTATGAAGATTTCACTGCCAGTCTTCCAGCTGATGAGTGTCGATATGCTgtttatgattttgattttgtcACCGAAGAGAATTGCCAGAAGAGCAAAATTTTCTTCATTGCTTG GTCCCCTGATTCAGCTAGGGTTAGGAGCAAGATGATTTATGCGAGCTCCAAAGATAGATTCAAGAGGGAGCTTGATGGAATTCAGGTTGAGCTGCAGGCAACTGATCCTACTGAGATGGGTCTTGATGTGTTCAAAAGCCGTGTCAATTAA